The sequence below is a genomic window from Lolium perenne isolate Kyuss_39 chromosome 7, Kyuss_2.0, whole genome shotgun sequence.
GCAATGTGTCCCCGCAATACAGGCGCGACGGTCACAGCCGGGCCGCGGACGGGCACACCGACCCCAAGTACTTCCACAACCAGCTGCTCATTGAGGAACTGGTCGCCGAAGTGCGGCCACGTCACGACAGGCACGCCATGCGCGACGGATTCCAGCAGCGAGTTCCAGCCGCAGTGGGTCACGAAGCCACCAATGGCGCGGTGCGACAGGATGGCGAGCTGAGACACCCAGCCACGCACTACGCGCCCTTTCCCTGCCGTGCGTGCCTCGAGGGCTTGCAGCCACTCTCGCGCTTCCGGCGACGCCGTCTCGGACTCCTTCACGACCCAAAGGAACGGCTTCCCGGAGTCCTCGAGGCCATGTCCGACCTCGTAGAGCTGCTTGGGAAGCATCCGCACGAGGCTGCCAAAACTGACATAAGTGACGGCGCTCTGGCCCATCGTGTCGAGCCAAGCGGTGACCGCGTCCTGGCCGACGGCGCTGGGTTTGTCCTTGTCCCCGCGCGCCGCCACGGCCTCCTCGTCCCGGTTGTTGAGGAAGAACGGCCCGAGCGCCCACACCGGCTTGCCCAGAGCTGCCTGGTAGCACGCGACGAACTGTTCCTCGAGGTCCAGGAACGTGTTcagcacggcgccgtcggctgtgCGCATGCCCTCTCTCGCATCCTCGACGAACGCCTCCCACTCAGGCGTGGTATAGGAGGATGACCATGTGTTCTTGGTCACCTCCACGCGCACCGGCATGCCTGGCACGACGTGCGCGTCGTGGTTGCCGTCGTGAAGAAGCCCATGCGTTGCGACCTTCAGCTTACAGAGCGAGTAGAAGCAGGAAGCTACATGGAAGAAGAGCCGCGGGACCCCGACGCTCGTAGCGACCCCGGCCGTCCACGGGTTGCAGGAGTCGGAGATGATGCAGCTGGGGCGCCGCGGCAGCGCGCGCACGTACGCCTCGAGTGGTCCCGCCAGCTTGTAGAGGGCCAGGAACAACCGGAGGAAATTGTCGACATTCGCGCTGCCCGGGGGCAGCCCGTCGTCGGCCGGCGGGAACGGGAGCTCGACTATTTCTAGGGGCAGCTTGGCGCGGCGAGCCTTGTCGGCGACTCCTTGCAGGCGCGCGGCATTCACGGGCGTGGTGACGAGGCTCACTATCGCACCGCGTTCCACAAGGAGGCAGGCAAGATCCACCATGGGGATGGTGTGGCCCTGCCCGATGAGCGGGACGAGAACAAAGTGTGGTGGCGGCAGCGCTGACGTAAGAGTAATGGATTTCTCCGTCTCCGTGGCCGCCATTGTAGACGTCTCCGTGGGCGCAATTGTAGACGTCTCCCCGTGCAGCAAGAACAACCGAGTGATATATATGAGTATAATACTCGCAAATGAGCAATACGGCCGTTGGTGATGTACTACAAAGCGGCCGTTTGTGTGTGGCACGTTGGGGCACGCGCTGTCAAGATCCCCACGTGATGTACCACTTTTGCTTTTTTTTAAGGGTAACACCTGACCTCTCCATCAATTGATGCAGCCTTATTTATTATCTAattcattatctttactattaaacgcGGATCGGTGGTGTCCGTTCGTGTAAAAACCGTCGTACGTCAAAAAGATCGGAGAAAAAACCGTGTCTTCCGTGAAAAAAGACCGTCGTTTTCCTCGGTTGCGCGTAGCGTGCAGCTCTGGCCTCCGCCTGCAACTCCAACTGCGCCTCGCGCGCGGCCGCCATACAACTGTACTACCTCGTGCGAACGGAGTTGCCTGAAGAGAACCTCGTAGAGGCGCTGCGGTGAGTGGAGCTCCGGGTGACAGCCGCACGCGAAGGGGAAGATGGGGTGGGGCCGGATTGGGCTTCGCCTCCTTGCGGAGGAGCCCAGACCCACGCTCGCCGGTTCCTCTCCCTGCGACCGACGCCATTGGGTTCGCCAGCCGCCCGCCTAACCTCATCGCCGTCCAAGCATACTCCACCGCCACAACCTGTGGAAATCCAAGCAAGCTCGGGCATATATTTAGTCGCGGCTGCCGCCTGCAGCATACTTTGAGGCCACCTTGTAGAAGATCATCGCTCAGAAGGGCGTTCTTTCGGGCCGCCCACAGTCCCCGACAAAGTCCTATCGCGAGACAGGGCGCCGTTGTCATCTACGATTCAgcagcgccgccgcacgccgcaggGATGGAGCCGGGGTCAGCGGGGGTGGTGTTCAAGCACGTGACACGGGGGAATCATGGCGGAGCCGCTCGAGGGGCTTCAGGTTCGCCACGCACGCAAGGTGGGAAGCCAGCGCGTCCCTGGGGTCGTCGAGGGCGACAAGGGTGATTCCCGTCGAGACAGGGGAAGCAGAGGGGCCGGGAGTGGTAGGCGTGCACAGCGCGCTGCTGCTGCTCCTTCAGAACAAGTCGGTGGGGAGAGGGGAGAGCCAGCGGAGGCCCTTAGTTTCTCCGATGGAGAGGTGCCCTGGATGTCTCGCTTTCCGGCAGCGTCGATAAGGGACGGATGCATTCAAACAGGTGATGCAGTGGTGAAAGTTGTGCTCGTCCTTCCGCTGTGTAGGAGCGCAATTCATATTTTCAGACCAGGAAGTTCCCGACGAGGTCATGTTTGAAGCTACCGTATTTTCTCAGGGAATCTCCATGGATAGAGTTCGAGGCTTCGAGCCCTGTGTGACTGTGTGTTATGCAGATTTCATTAATGTTGTTTCCGTGCTGATACAGTAGTTCCCTGCATATCTTGCATTCCTCAAAAGTAATTCACCTGCTTAGTTCAGGATTATTTTTTTACAGAGTTAGTTTCAGATTAA
It includes:
- the LOC127312344 gene encoding UDP-glycosyltransferase 73C4, translating into MAATETEKSITLTSALPPPHFVLVPLIGQGHTIPMVDLACLLVERGAIVSLVTTPVNAARLQGVADKARRAKLPLEIVELPFPPADDGLPPGSANVDNFLRLFLALYKLAGPLEAYVRALPRRPSCIISDSCNPWTAGVATSVGVPRLFFHVASCFYSLCKLKVATHGLLHDGNHDAHVVPGMPVRVEVTKNTWSSSYTTPEWEAFVEDAREGMRTADGAVLNTFLDLEEQFVACYQAALGKPVWALGPFFLNNRDEEAVAARGDKDKPSAVGQDAVTAWLDTMGQSAVTYVSFGSLVRMLPKQLYEVGHGLEDSGKPFLWVVKESETASPEAREWLQALEARTAGKGRVVRGWVSQLAILSHRAIGGFVTHCGWNSLLESVAHGVPVVTWPHFGDQFLNEQLVVEVLGVGVPVRGPAVTVAPVLRGHIARAVSELMGGGTVAQERRRKCKEYGERAHGAIAKGGSTHQNLTQLLQSFMPSGSTEQ